In Leptospira montravelensis, the genomic window CTATGTTCGGATTTATATTTTATAATTTTCCAAGAGCCAAACTATTTATGGGAGATAGTGGGTCTTTAGCATTAGGTTTTTTTGTTATGGCATTACCGTTGTTTGTTGGGAAGTGGGGAACAGAAAAATCGGAAATTTGGGATATCACCTATTACTTTTATTTGTTTCCTTACTTTTGGTTGGATGGGATTTTTACCTTAATCAAACGATTCTTCCAAAAAAAACATCTATTCTCCGCACATAGAGAACACCTATTTCAAAGAATCACGGAAACCAAGTTCGGAAAAGTTGGATCACTTTGTATTTTTTCCCTCTTAAACCTTCTCATTGTTTGTATCCATTTTATCTTAAAAACTAATGGCATTTCCAATCTGCTTCTATTTATTATTTTATTTCTTTTTGCATCGATCAGTTATGGAATCCTTTGGCTTTTAGTACCTAGAAAAAACCTTGCATAAAGACTTTGGACTCACATCCTTTCCTTTATGCCTCTATCGAAAAAAGAAATTCTATTCTGCCTTCTCAATGGTTTTCTCATCGGGATCGCCAACCTCATTCCCGGTGTTTCCGGAGGGACTTTTGCACTCATTCTAGGGCTCTATGACAGGCTAATCACTGCCATCACTTCCTTAAACTTCGATACCATCAAAGTTTCATTAGCACTTGTATTTGGATTTTGGAAAAAAGATGTAAGAGAACGTTTTGCTTTAGAAATGAAACGTATCGATTTTTGGTTTCTTGTCTTCCTTGGAATCGGACTTTTACTTTCCGTAGTCTCTGGTGCCAAACTCATCCAGTTTTTACTCCAAAATCATCCACAAGCAACACTTGCCCTTTTCATCGGACTTATTTTTCCATCTCTTGCTGTTCCATACAAACTCATCGAAAAACATAGTTTCTTTGTTTGGTTATTCCTTATTCCAGGAATTTTACTTACCATTGTCCCTAGTTTCTTTATGGGTGATACAACTGGTTCCGAAAATCCTTTGATTGCCTTTCTCACAGGAGCCGTTGCCATCTCCGCAATGATTTTACCAGGTATTTCTGGATCTTACATCATGCTTGTGTTAGGTGAATACCAAATAGTGATTGGGAAACTTTCTTCCATCCTCGAACCAAGTTCTATTATTTTTCTAGGAGCGTTTGGAATTGGATGTTTGCTCGGACTTCTTATTTTTACTCATTTTGTAAAATGGTTATTTGTAAAATATAAATCCCATACCATGACTTTCCTCCTTGGACTCATCCTCGGATCGTTTTTTATCCTTTGGCCTTTTAAGGATTATGCACATGGCCAGGCAATCGTGGGAAGGTCGGGAGAAGTCAAACGAGACATTCAAATTGCTACAGCAAAGAACGTTCTACCAAATGATTTTGCAGAAACACAAATCCCTCTCGCTGCTTTAGTTTTTGGTCTAATACTTGGGTTTGGTCTCAACCGTTTGGAATCTTTACAAGAGAAGAAGTAGAATTTTTAAACCTTTCCATCAAAGTCTGGATTTCAAAGTCCAGACTTCGATCCGCCGCCATTGTCTTTAGGCCGGCAAACAAATCTTTATTTGGAATTAGATCCTTTCTTTTGGCAAACCGAGATGACTGGAAAACCGAAAATGCCAAAATAGATAATAATTTATACCCACTGACAACCGTTCTGCGATTTCTCAAAACAGAAATGGCACCCATAGGAACAATGTCTTGGTTATTGCCATTGGTGGGAACAGACTGCACAGAACCTGGCATACTATCTCTTCTCACTTCTGCTGTTAGGTGGGTCGACATAAGCCCTAACCCCGATAATCCTGCGTATGTACCAGGTTTATCTGATAACATCAAAGGAAACTCTCCGTTTTCTTTAGGTTCGTAGAGATAATTCAAAAAACGATCGACCCAAGTAAACCAAACAGCCATCGCATTCTGCAATCGATCAGCCGCAAAACTGACTTGGGCAGCATAAAACCCACCACCTTCAGCAAACCGAACCCCCTCTTCCGTTGGAATTAAAACAGGATTGTCTGAAAGAGAATTTAACTCTTGTTCTACGATTTGTCCTACAGAAATCATTTCATCCAAAATAGAACCAAGAATTTGAGGAATACAACGAATGGAATATATATCTTGGATTCGACTTCCTTCTTTTTTCTCTTTGGAATGTTTTGAAACCACAGGATAAAGAATTTTAACAATTTCTTTTGGGCCATGAAACTGTTTGTGGTTATGGTAAGCCGGATGGAAGGCATCAGAAAATACAGAATGAAAACTAAATAAAAACTCGAGTAGTTCCAAACTATAAGAAAGTATGTTTCGAAATTCAAGGACTTGGAGCCCGAGGAGAGCCGTGGTAAAACTTGTTCCATTGGTAAGAGAAATGGCTTCTTTTGCCTTTGGTGTCCAAGGTAAACCTGGAATTTGGGAAGTTCCACCATTCCACCGACTCGGCCCTAAATCCTTTCCTTTTCCAGTAAACCCAGATTCACCAAGAAGTGCCAAAGGAATATAACTAAGAGGAATCAAATCGCCAGAGGCAGATAGTGAACCTTTTTCAGGTAAAACAGGAATACAATCCAACTCCAAAAGTGTATTCAATAGTTCTAATGTTTTAAAATCAATTCCCGATCCACCAAGAGATAAACAGTGTATCCTCGCTGCAAGAACTGCCCTTGCTTCATTATGACTCAAATGGGAATGAGGAATCCCATCGAGAGAAAATACGGGTTCTACAGTTAAATGATAGATTAATGATTTTTGGATTTTTTCGGTATCCTCATTGGAGGCGAAGGCATGGGGCCCAAATCCAGTATGGATTCCATAAATTAATTTTTCTTTTGAAAACTTTAATATAGTTTCCAATTGGTTTCGTTCTTTCTCTAAAGATAGGCGAACGTCAGTTAAATGAGAAAATGAACCAGTTTTTGATAAGGATTGAAGTTTAGATAAGTTCAAAATGATTTAAAACCGGGGAAAAGTCCCCGGTTTGTCCAAAAGTTTAGACGAAGAACACGAAAGTAATGAGGATAAAAACAGGAACTAAAATTCCCATCGAATATGCTAAGTATCCACCGAAAGATGGCATCTTTACTTTGTTTTCTTCGGCAACAGATTTTACCATAAAGTTTGGAGCGTTACCGATATAGGTATTGGCACCCATAAACACCGCACCCACCGAAATGGCTTTTAAAATCTCTTCCGCTTGGACATTTCCAATGAACTGACCTAACGTGAGAGGAGCCGCTGCACCCGCTGGAGTGAGAAGTCCAGAAGCTAACGAACCAAAGGTGAGGTAAGTTGGCGCATTGTCC contains:
- a CDS encoding DUF368 domain-containing protein — encoded protein: MPLSKKEILFCLLNGFLIGIANLIPGVSGGTFALILGLYDRLITAITSLNFDTIKVSLALVFGFWKKDVRERFALEMKRIDFWFLVFLGIGLLLSVVSGAKLIQFLLQNHPQATLALFIGLIFPSLAVPYKLIEKHSFFVWLFLIPGILLTIVPSFFMGDTTGSENPLIAFLTGAVAISAMILPGISGSYIMLVLGEYQIVIGKLSSILEPSSIIFLGAFGIGCLLGLLIFTHFVKWLFVKYKSHTMTFLLGLILGSFFILWPFKDYAHGQAIVGRSGEVKRDIQIATAKNVLPNDFAETQIPLAALVFGLILGFGLNRLESLQEKK
- a CDS encoding aromatic amino acid ammonia-lyase, whose protein sequence is MNLSKLQSLSKTGSFSHLTDVRLSLEKERNQLETILKFSKEKLIYGIHTGFGPHAFASNEDTEKIQKSLIYHLTVEPVFSLDGIPHSHLSHNEARAVLAARIHCLSLGGSGIDFKTLELLNTLLELDCIPVLPEKGSLSASGDLIPLSYIPLALLGESGFTGKGKDLGPSRWNGGTSQIPGLPWTPKAKEAISLTNGTSFTTALLGLQVLEFRNILSYSLELLEFLFSFHSVFSDAFHPAYHNHKQFHGPKEIVKILYPVVSKHSKEKKEGSRIQDIYSIRCIPQILGSILDEMISVGQIVEQELNSLSDNPVLIPTEEGVRFAEGGGFYAAQVSFAADRLQNAMAVWFTWVDRFLNYLYEPKENGEFPLMLSDKPGTYAGLSGLGLMSTHLTAEVRRDSMPGSVQSVPTNGNNQDIVPMGAISVLRNRRTVVSGYKLLSILAFSVFQSSRFAKRKDLIPNKDLFAGLKTMAADRSLDFEIQTLMERFKNSTSSLVKIPNG